The sequence below is a genomic window from Pygocentrus nattereri isolate fPygNat1 chromosome 16, fPygNat1.pri, whole genome shotgun sequence.
AAGTCTACATTCTTCTCCAGAAAGAATAATGTTCTGCTTGTCTGGGTCTTCCTTGGTCTCTAAAGCCTGTCTCATTTTCTGCCAGAAGATCCTGGCATCATCTCCAGGTTTGGGCCATTTAAGGTAGGTCTTCTTCTTCACCAGCTTACGCATTTGATAATAAGGAGACAAATGGCAGGTGGGAATATCCTCCAGGAATACCAGGATCAACACATCCTTCTGATCATTAAAAAGCCTGAAGTTAGCCAtctgaatttctttggaacACCAGTTGCTCCTCAAGTAGTTGTGGGTGATCAAACAAATGGTCTTACGACTGCTGTATATTCCGTCCATGATGTTGTCTATGATGGGTCTTCCTGGCTCAAAGTCCCTGTAATGTAGACACAGTCTCCAGCCCTGCTCATCCTCCAGATTGGGCACTAGCTCCTCAACAACCCAAGGTTCATCTTGGGCATTGTAGGAAATAAAGGCATCATACTGGAACTCATGTTGGTGGCGCATCTGTTTCTTCTTGCTGTCATACAGGAAGGCAAGGAATAGGTAGTATGCATAGATCACTTGCCAGTACAGGAAGTGATAAATGAAAGAGACCAAAAGGGTGATGATTACAACGGCAGAGCTGCATACAAAGCAGATAAAATCCACATTCACGTTACAAGAGTCAGTATTGAGGTCTGCAAGGTACGTGCCTCTTAGTGAAGGTGGGTAGCTGCAAGCGTACTTGCTCAGGTAGACAATCTGGGTAGTGTTATTTTTCATAGCCCAGTCAATGAAGAAAGCATTGCTACAGTCACAAGTGAAGGTATTTTTCTCCAGGTCAAGGTACCTCAGCCGAGGCAGAGACTGAATCAGTGTCTTGTTAATGACATCTAGTGTATTTTCAGAAGCTCTTAAGACTGACAGTCTGGAGAGGTTTGCATCTAACAGGAAATTGAGGGAATGAAGCTGAGACCTTTTGAGGATGAGCTTCGTCAGCCGCTGTATAGGATGGAAAACTTCTGCAGAGATTGACTGCTCATTTCCGAATGCATTCTTTGAGAGATCCAGAAACCAAAGTTTAAGGGTGGAGTTAAACGTGTCGGGATGCAGATACTGAAGGTTCATGCTTCCACCGTAGAACATGTTCAAGGAGGTTAAACCTTGAAGTAGGTTTGAAGGTATTTTGCCAATACCCCGTCGTTGACTATGAATAGACATTATTTTGAGTGACTTTAAATGTTCAAAAGGAGGTAGGTGCAACGTTGTTTCTCTATATTTAATGAAATTGCTGTACAACTCCAGTAGTTTTAAGTTAGGCATGcctaaaaacacttttggatCTTTGATCGTGTCCGCTGTTATCCTGTTTGAAGAAAGTAGCAGTTTAGCTAAGTTTATAAGCCCTGAGAAAGCTTGGCCTTTAATCTCGAAAATCTGATTGTTAGACATGTCCAAGACTCTAAGATTGGACAAACTCTTAAACGTTCCATTTGTGACTGCACTTAACTTATTGTATGTCAGTTGTAGCTCCCTTAAAGATTGTGGGCCATGTTCGAAAGTGCTGCCAATAGTCAGTAACTGATTAGTTCCCAGCTTTAGGATTTCAAGATGCTGCAAATTTTTGAACAGGCAGGATCTAATTTCCGAAATTCTGTTGCCATACAAGTAGAGGTGAGTCAGTAGTGTCAAATTGGCAAAGTCAGAACAGTTTAGCTTATGTATTCTGTTTCTACTCAGGTCTATAAACTCAAGTGTTGGGATCAACTGAAAGGAATTGTTGACATGGGACAATCTATTGAGCTGTAGTTGCAGTTTCCTCAGCTGTGTTAGTCCTTTGAATACAGGTGCAGAGACAATAGATATTTCATTAGTAGCCAAGTCTAGCTCTGTCAAGTTGAAGCAGTGTTGAAACATATAATTGGTCAGCTTTGAGATTTTGTTGCCCTTCAGGCGTAATACATTAAGTTTAGGTGAGCATGCAGCCTGTAGAAGAGCTTCTACCTTCACCcccttcatttcatttaatcttAGCTTATTCAGTGAAGCCCAAGATGAGTTCTGAAGTAATGCAGTTATGCTCTCTCCTGGAATGTCGACCCCACTCAAGTTAAGTGTTCTTACTGAATTCAGGAAGGCCTTGTCTGTAATGTTCCACATCATGCTTGTATTTTTACCACAGTTTGACATATCAAGGTAGTCTAGAACAGGGAAAATGTTGTCTGTTATTTGGAAGGTAGTCAAAGGATTGTTAGAAAAATCCATTTTTGTCACAGTCAGTGATCTCCTTGACAGGTCATATGAGTTAAATGTGTCAAACCTGTTACTTCCAACCAATAATTCCTTTAAACTTGGTGATGCAAGCACAGGTTGGACTCTGTGAATCTGCTTGAGCTTATTTTTTGTGAGGTTCAACACCTTTAAACTGGAAAGAGTGTTAAAAGCATGTGGGTCAATACTTTCAATTGCATTATCATCAAGGCGGAGCACCTGCAACTTGGTTAGTCCCTGCAGCAGACCTCCTGATAGCTTTTTCAGCCTGTTGTGGGCCAGGTTAAGATTGGTCAAATTGGGAAAATGTTGAGATGTACCGTCTTGAATGTTTGAGATGTGGTTGTTTGATGAGTTCAGATGACTCAAGTTCCAAATATCCTCAAAGTCTTTGACTTGGATTTCTGAAATGGAGTTGAAGGAAATGTCTAAATACTTGACCTTGTTGGGAATATCTGCAGGAACCTTAAAGAAGCCCATTTTGTAGCATAGAACTTTCAACTGGAAAGTCTCATCTTGAACTGTGCAGTTCTGTAAAGAAAATGCACCAATCTGGACAATTAAGATGCATAATGAGAGAACAGTTTGTGGTATGttaatatttgaacattttgtaGGATTTCCTGCCATTCTTGATCAAGATGGGCTGCTTTCCAGGCCTCTTCTTAAATGCTTCTTCTTAAATATGGGTCCTGCTTTTAAAATCACACCATATCCAGCGAATTTGATTTGGAGAAAAGAGCCCACCTAGTCTGAAAAATGACAGTGTCAAGCATGGCCACATGTTGCATCTGGATAACATAATGATATTCAcaacaataatacatttttactcaAACCACCAGCTTACTGAAGTACTGAAGTACTTAAATACATCTGAAACAGGATGTAAATGATCCTTTTGCCTTTTACTGTAACTTCTGTCTACAAAATAAGAGATAGCTAAAGTAGGAAGTAATACCACTGACGAAGGTCCATGCATGCAAAATTCCATTCTGTTGCAATGTCATTATTCTCAATAAGATCCTAATCTCACCACActttaaaataacagaaagTGTGAAATTTAATCACAGCATCTTCACTTTCATTAACTTTACCATTTTTATACTTCACAAACACTGTTTTGCATTGTTTGATGCAATCACTTTTTCTTAGGAAAAAAATACTGACAGCAATGTATCTGTTATTAATTATAGACAGGTAGGCTTATAATAACAGTTTGACTAGTATCAGTTACAGAATGtagtaaaaatacataaactgATCACATACCGTCAGCTCAGTATCTCTTCATGAGATCTCCTGAGACTGTTTCAACAATGAGGGTGTGTGGTCAGCTACTTTGAAGCAGAAGTGAAAGTTTTTTGGAGCTGATGAGTCATGGTGGAATTCTGTCCCAcccatattttaaatattaaaggaCCTACATgtcatacatttttcttgtatttattttttccccttatgTCCACTCATGCTGTATCtatatgtaacaaaaacagccatgattcattttatatttacatacatcaaacttattttaaaaagagagGGGTATTTGGTTTTCcatcatatgggccctttaaagttaTATGTTAGTATATAAATATTAACTAATGGAAGATGGAGCTTCCTTTGTTGTAGAAGTGGTTGGTTAgcgtagtggttaacacctttgccttgtagactggggttcaagcaccctacactataccaataagagtccttgggcaagactcctaacaccaccctgtgtaaaaatgatcaaatctctggataagagtgtcagcaaaatgctgtaaatgtagaagTCTGGAAAGtgagggaaaaaacaaacactgttcATTTTAAGTGACCAATTTTTCTTGCTCCATTTTAAGACCTTCATCATTAGCTGTCTTTTTACTCATAACTTGTGATTTACTGTTTACCCGGTGGTCTTATTGCTCAGTTTGTAATAtgtgctctgtgtgtctgtacatGATGGTCAGTCTGGTTGGTCCTAACGCTCTACTTTACTCACAGGAAAAGTCTGTAGAAGCAGCGCACCCACGTGGACATCAGGGGTACATGAAAACGTATAATAATCAATCACCGAGCTGCTGATCAGGAAGGCTCTGGAATCGATTAGTTAGGCTTTCCCCCTTCCATCTGTATCGTGACTCAATGGACGCGGTGGACTTGTTCAGAAAACTCGGAGCTGGAGCAAAGTTTGATTTTAAGCGATTTGGGAAAGATGCTGGAAGGTTTAAGGTGACGACTGTGTGGCTTTTTGCTTTCTCGTGTAAATATTGTCATGGGTGGCAGCTTTTTTGTTGAGGTGCTGGCGTTTTGACTtcagttagctagttagctagcaaAGTCTGTTAGCCGCGGCTAACGCGTTCATTAAAATGTGGCTTTAGTGGCCGCGTGGACACAAAGTTCGAGTTAGCCAGACACCAGAATAGCTCGAGAACTGCTCAGCCAGTCTGTAAGGTTAAACGGTCAGTTCAGCGATGTAGTGaagtttgttattgtttaccATAAGCGGTGAAAACACTGTATAAACCACACGTGGCTAGTAAGTAAGGCTAGCGTGCTGGCGCCCAGTGGGAGTAAACAGTCACGTTGTAGGACCTTTTATTCTTATCAGACACTCGTTTGATCAAAAAAACACCACGCGTCTCCTAATGCCAGCTGTCTGTAGCTGATCTTCAGCTCACGACGTTCAGCCGTAACATTGAAACCACCCACTAGTTTCTACAGTCATTGTCCATGTGTGCCCGGTGGGTCATTCTCATCgatggtgtgtgttgtgctggtacgagtagaACAGACACGTCCACCTTGTTGGTTCAccttttagatgtaaagtcagagaggtTAGCTCATCTCTTGCAGTTTGTGATGGTCATCGTCTAGTCCTTCGTCAGCAGTCACAGGGCGCTGTTGgctggttctcagtccagcagcactgctgtgtccactcaaaaaagcaaaacacacactagcacacctcagtgtctctgccatgctgagaatgatccaccacaaaggtcctgactattgaagaacaggggaaaagggggctaacaatgtatacagagaaacagatggacaacagtctgtaattgtaaaactacaaaatgcacctgtaTGGAAAGCGAagctaataaaatgaacaatgaatgTATAAagaaggaggtggttttaatgcgATGGCTAAGCAGGGGAATGTTCTGTAATGCTGCTCCTCAGAGGATAAAGTAGGCAAAGCGAGTTTGTGTATGTTGAACATTTCATATACAAAAGCAATGCAAAGAGCCTTTTGAGAGTAAAAGCAGAAAGACATTAATTTCAGTCTAGTGACAGAATACTTAACTGCAAAATAAGATaatcatgaataaaatgtacagtattacTTAAGTCTTTCCAGAACCTTCCAAGAGGATAATCACCATCTGTAATGTATTAATCAACCCGATGTATAACAGCCTACCGTTTAACCTACAAGAGAGGTTATGTTTTGAAGTGATATGAGTCTCTAAAGAAGTAATCCTTCCCCCAGGGTTAGCCCCATAAGAGTCCATAAACCTTAACATAACAAATGCATAATTATGCTgtattcattatatattttccaTGCTTTTAACTTCCAAATGAGGTAATTGATCTTAGGATTAAAAAATACTTCATTCACTCTTTATTTTAAGATGTTAGACTAAACCCCTGAGTCAGCACATTTCCAAAGAGGACAGGGATTGAGGATAATTAGGGATTGAGTAATAAGGTgacaaaagaaaagcaaaataaagaCAGCAGGCATATTAGATCTATAACTTACCAAAAGGgatattttttatgttatattttagcAAAGCAACAATAATGCTGAGAATGTGATCATTTTGGTCAGGGATTTCACAATAGATGGTTTTCCACACTGTCCTATCACTAGTCTGAatttcctgtctttcttttcctgtCGTTCATGCTGTTAAACAGGTAgcgaggtctcagaacaaagaGGTTTCTAAGCCCTTAGATGGGTTTAACTTCTTTGGCACCAACACTCGAGAAGAGGCAGCTGTACATGATGATGAGAACGAAGAGGAAGAGTCCGAAGAGGAACAATCTGCTGTTACACAAAAACGGAAACATAGCAACAAGGATGGATCGTTGAGCAAACCAAGGAAGAAACAGAAAGCGAATAAGGAGGAAAATAAAAGTGAGAGCCAGTCTTGACACTTCATGCCAGAACAGTTTTATAGAGTtaatgccattttatttattatcaatcTCTGACCTGCTGCTTTAGAATCTTAAACCCAGTCTGCATTGAAGACCTGCTTGTTTAGTTCTGCATTTGCTTTTCTTATATTTACCTCATTCCCGTATATTGCTACATAGATGCAGAAAACAAGACAGATGGTGGTGAGGAGGAAGAACTCGAGAACAGGGGTATTCAGTGGCTGTCATCACAAGACAAGAAGGCAAAAGGGCCTAAGACAAAGGCAAAAGACCAGCTCTCACTGAAGAGATTAAAACAGCTTCACAGTGAGAAGGTAGGAAAAGCTGTCTTtcactgtctttgttttttatgattaaaaaaagttCAATATCTTCAGCAGTATCTCAAACTAAGGATGGGCAGTATagtgatatttaatgttatcaATATTAAATTTTATTGTGATCACTAATGTTACCatagcatattgtggatattgttaGTGCATGTAATACACTGTCTATTGTATTATAGACAGGAGGGGGCTGTAGTGATTCTTTCCTGTCTGTTTGAACTTATTAaacccaaaaataaaatatcatcattaGGGCTGACCCAAGTTATTTGAATACTCAAGTACTTAAGTTATTTTGGTTTTATGGTTCTCTATTAGGtgtgcagaaactttgaaaggTTGTAgcctaaaataaatataataagtCAAGGCCTTATTGGTAATATATAAAAGTGTTAAAAGTCAGTAAACTATACCTGGTTTAATTGAATGCTTCATAAATTAATGACAGTTATCCACATCATCTCAGATCACAACAAACCGTTCCACACTTGACATAGCCAGTGAAGCTAGAAGATGTGTGGGGGCACTTTGTCATCAGACTATAAGAAAAATGCTCAGTGCAAAATTTGTGATAAGAGCCTGGTACACAATGAAAGCATGAAAAGTTTGATGAATCATCTCAAATATGTAAGTATAGTGATCCTTGTCTGAGAACTGCCACATATTCAGTCCACACTGCCTTCAGCTCAGCTCCGTCAGCAGCCCTaattgtgatgcatattgtggattgtgtgtaaatgtgttaaggtattgtgctttattttaatCCTATTCCTTGTCCTTGTCTCAGACACAATCCATAAACAGgtttctatttaagtgatgaacctgtttgcttgttttaactTGATTTTTATTTCAGGTCAATCAGATCAGGCACAGTAACAGGATAAATGTGCATGGCACAGATATCCCAGACCCTCTTAGCACGTTTGAAGAGCTTCAAAAGGAATATGGGCTGGACCCAAGGATCATTCAGAACATCAAAGCAGCAGGCTTCCAAACACCCACACCTATTCAGATGCAGGCCATACCACTGATGATGCATGTAGGTTGATTTCAGTCAGTTATTTTTATGTAgataaatgcttttaaatatgtctctgcattttgtatttattattaatctGTTCTGAGTGAAGCAGAATTGCCAAGACTTTAGTACAGACTTATAAGCACTTGTTTACTTAAAGTACAGTTTAGTTATGTTTAAAATTTCAGATAACATCCTAGGACTTTTTTGTTCTCTATATTTCAGAGGCGAGAAATCCTGGCATGTGCCCCCACTGGCTCTGGTAAAACCATGGCCTTTTGCTTGCCCTTGCTTGCCCACCTCCGCCAGCCATTCAACAAGGGCTTTAGGGCCCTCATTGTAGCCCCTACCAGAGAGTTAGCCAGCCAGGTGAGATTTTATCATTTACAGTAcagttacagtacagtactgctTTCAGTTATTGGTAACACTATAAAGCTGTAAAACTGACttgcattttttctttatttggttGTGTACTTGCTTgtagacacacagagagatgcTCAAGCTATCAGAGGGTGTGGGCTTCAGGGTTCACATGATCAACAAAGGAGTGGATGCAGTTAAAaaatatggtcccaagtcagctAAGAAGTTTGGTAAGCCATCATTCTATAATCCTTCAAGAATCAGTGCTGATAAAATTATGTGCTGCTTGTTTATCAGACATCCACACTTGCCTTTTGTATTGAGTGAGGCAAATACCATTCActaactctgttatcagatgaACTAGGACACagatctctgtgtgtgaaatattgAGATTCTCTGTTGAGCTGCTAACAAGCGATGAGAGATGAAAAAGGAGGGGTGAAAACTCCCTGCTATGAACCCTATTCACACCATTTCACACAAATAGCGATGTCTAAATGAAATAGACAGCAGTACTTTAGCTTTATTACCTTTAAACCTCACAACTGCCACAATGTGTATGTGCagtaaaaaacatatttataaatatttcctGCTTGCCCATTCAAAAAAGGTGAAAAtagtttgcttttgtttttttatttatacacattTCTGTCTAACTTTATTCCATGAGTGCTATTAAAGACAAGCAGTAGCTAAAGAGAAAAATTGTTTTCCGCTGAGGGACCTCCTCCAAAAGAGGATTATTAGGTCAACCCACAGATACAGTATTTGTTTCTGATCAAATAGTTAGAAATAAGATATTTCTAAAAAGTGAAAAGACAGCCTTGATTTCTAAGCGGTGAATTAATTTCATCGTCTCACATTCAGATTTATTTCTTCAATAGCTTTCAAACAGCGGCTAAAAACGCGTcatagattattattattactggcAACCAAGACAATCAGCTAACACGTTGTCTATCCTCTGTCTGAAATTGATTTAGTTCATTTCTGTGGACCGTTATGAAAGCTTAGCAGCCCTCTACAAATTACTTTGCAAAAACGtggtaaaatggtaaaatcaTTGTTCGACCCTGCTATAGGGGATGGTTTCATCATTTTTAACTGCTTATAAATATTAACATCTGGTTTATTTTACAAATCCAACCTTTCTTTCTCAGATATACTGGTGACGACTCCTAACAGGCTAATCTATCTGCTCAACCAGGACCCACCAGCTCTTGATCTCAGCAGGTGAGCTCTAAACACTCTAACAAAACAAGCTCTTTATGCATGTGCTTATGTAGCTGTATTTATTGTCTGTGATGCTGTTAAGGTCTTAACTGCAAAGGTTACTTTACTTTCTTGCTTGCAGTGTGGAGTGGCTGGTAGTGGATGAGTCTGATAAGCTTTTTGAAGATGGCAAAACTGGCTTCAGGGATCAGCTGGCCACAATCTTTCTGGCCTGCTCCTCTCCAAAGATCCGCCGAGCATTTTTCAGTGCCACCTTCACCACAGAAGTTGAGAAGTGGTGCAAACTCAATCTGGACAGCCTTGTGTGTGTTAACATTGGACCCAGGTACAGAAATCAATATTTATATTAACAACAATTAATTGATAAAGTTGATTAGTTGTTGATTATGGAATATGGAATGACTGTGTCATTTACTTAGAGACAAAAGCGCCCTAAtgttatatatcatatacacaGCCGTTCAGATTGCAATAAACTAAAGTGCAGGGGGTGATATATCCAGTTTTTTTCTTGCTTATTTCTTAGTAACACCAGTACTGATTTGGCTTCTCTGATGTCTAATTTTATTAAGCTCATTTCCTgccatgtgtctgtctgtaggAACTCTGCTGCAGAGACAGTAGAGCAGGAGCTTCTGTTTGTAGGTGCAGAAAACGGCAAGCTACTCGCCATGAGGGACTTGATTAAAAAGGTTGGCaagatttgaatattttgtaaaCTAGGGGAGAAGAATTAATAATAGCTGATGTGAAAACCAGAAGACAGACATGCACAGAAATAGGTGTTCATCCAGAATTTTAGTACACATCATGGCCAAAAGTAAGGGGACACTTTACTTTGGTTACTAtgggtgctgtgtttttttggTGCAACAGATACATCTACCTAGCTCTACATAACACTTACTCCCTAGTTCAGAACTCTCTGTGTTGGTTGAGAGCTTCATAGATTGGGTTTCTATATTCAAGCAGGCACAAACAAGCCAAAGATcatcactatgcacaatgccagcCATCGATTGGAGTGGTTTGAAGCACAACGCACTGCACTCTGCACTCAGTGGAGGCACGTTACATGGAGTTAAGAATTGCGCTTCCATCTGGAAGCCttatggatgaatctgggtttggaaGAAGACAGCTCTAGCCCATTGTTTGGACTAGAGCTGCAACAACCAGTTGATGCTATCCATAaggttgatatagtgtagtgagtaacacctctgccctctacgctgtagactggggttcagtcccctggctgggcaagcaccctacactataccaataagagtccttgcacaagactcctaacactaccctcgcctacctgtataaaaaaaTGACCACTTCTGGATAAGATTTTCAGCTACATCTGTTTCTGAAGGGATGAACTGCATGGCTAAATTATACATATTTGTTGCTGATGCTGGAATCTGGATTCCAACCTTCTGTAACCCTGAAATATTTTTGCAGGGTTTTATGCCCCCTGTGCTGGTGTTTGTACAGTCCATTGAACGAGCCCGAGAGTTGTTCCACGAGTTGGTGTATGAGGGCATTAATGTGGATGTAATCCATGCTGACCGCACACAACAACAGGtttgtaaaaagaaaacaatgagtGATACTGTTTCTGAAAAGCCTTATAGGAACTGGGATTTTAGGGGGTGCTGAGCAAGATTTCACTAAAAGTTACTGTAGATCACAATCATTTGGTTCATCAGTAATGAACAAATTTTAGTTGACACTTACTACAAATTGTAATTGTTGTTCTGCAaagtatttcagtatttatttttgtcaacTGATTGCACAGCTTGATAATTTGTGTGGACATTTGTAGCTGAAGTCTGAGCGTGCTGAAagaatcataaaacaatgtatgGCTACATTTATCACTTTTGAAGGTTTTCTTGCTCATCATTTTCTAATATTAGAAGTCCTGAGTTGTTGTTTTGCTATGcttttgatttgtttgtatGCAATTGGAcaattacaatgtaattacatagtaattatTTTGATTTAATGTCACTCTATATATggcaaaaaattaaataaataaattataattattttatatatatatatatatatatatatatatatatatatatatatatatatatatatatatatatatatatataatttcttcCCTTCAGAACTTGATCTTGAAATCATAAAATTGATGCTTTTCTCCAATCATGCAGCATTTTGATGGACTTTTTCTGGTTGACCCGCAAATGTGATGGTCATTCCTGAGGCGTTGAAGGGTTAAAGAACATCTACCTATTTCATGAAACTGCGGAAACATTCACATTAATTTCAAACTTGAACAAATACTTGGCTCTGATTAAATGGCCACTGTTGACCAAAGGATGCATTTATACAGGTTTCTCTGTGTAAAATGGtttcacaaaaatgttttagtttta
It includes:
- the tlr22 gene encoding toll-like receptor 22, coding for MAGNPTKCSNINIPQTVLSLCILIVQIGAFSLQNCTVQDETFQLKVLCYKMGFFKVPADIPNKVKYLDISFNSISEIQVKDFEDIWNLSHLNSSNNHISNIQDGTSQHFPNLTNLNLAHNRLKKLSGGLLQGLTKLQVLRLDDNAIESIDPHAFNTLSSLKVLNLTKNKLKQIHRVQPVLASPSLKELLVGSNRFDTFNSYDLSRRSLTVTKMDFSNNPLTTFQITDNIFPVLDYLDMSNCGKNTSMMWNITDKAFLNSVRTLNLSGVDIPGESITALLQNSSWASLNKLRLNEMKGVKVEALLQAACSPKLNVLRLKGNKISKLTNYMFQHCFNLTELDLATNEISIVSAPVFKGLTQLRKLQLQLNRLSHVNNSFQLIPTLEFIDLSRNRIHKLNCSDFANLTLLTHLYLYGNRISEIRSCLFKNLQHLEILKLGTNQLLTIGSTFEHGPQSLRELQLTYNKLSAVTNGTFKSLSNLRVLDMSNNQIFEIKGQAFSGLINLAKLLLSSNRITADTIKDPKVFLGMPNLKLLELYSNFIKYRETTLHLPPFEHLKSLKIMSIHSQRRGIGKIPSNLLQGLTSLNMFYGGSMNLQYLHPDTFNSTLKLWFLDLSKNAFGNEQSISAEVFHPIQRLTKLILKRSQLHSLNFLLDANLSRLSVLRASENTLDVINKTLIQSLPRLRYLDLEKNTFTCDCSNAFFIDWAMKNNTTQIVYLSKYACSYPPSLRGTYLADLNTDSCNVNVDFICFVCSSAVVIITLLVSFIYHFLYWQVIYAYYLFLAFLYDSKKKQMRHQHEFQYDAFISYNAQDEPWVVEELVPNLEDEQGWRLCLHYRDFEPGRPIIDNIMDGIYSSRKTICLITHNYLRSNWCSKEIQMANFRLFNDQKDVLILVFLEDIPTCHLSPYYQMRKLVKKKTYLKWPKPGDDARIFWQKMRQALETKEDPDKQNIILSGEECRLTSRIL
- the ddx52 gene encoding probable ATP-dependent RNA helicase DDX52 — encoded protein: MDAVDLFRKLGAGAKFDFKRFGKDAGRFKVARSQNKEVSKPLDGFNFFGTNTREEAAVHDDENEEEESEEEQSAVTQKRKHSNKDGSLSKPRKKQKANKEENKNAENKTDGGEEEELENRGIQWLSSQDKKAKGPKTKAKDQLSLKRLKQLHSEKVNQIRHSNRINVHGTDIPDPLSTFEELQKEYGLDPRIIQNIKAAGFQTPTPIQMQAIPLMMHRREILACAPTGSGKTMAFCLPLLAHLRQPFNKGFRALIVAPTRELASQTHREMLKLSEGVGFRVHMINKGVDAVKKYGPKSAKKFDILVTTPNRLIYLLNQDPPALDLSSVEWLVVDESDKLFEDGKTGFRDQLATIFLACSSPKIRRAFFSATFTTEVEKWCKLNLDSLVCVNIGPRNSAAETVEQELLFVGAENGKLLAMRDLIKKGFMPPVLVFVQSIERARELFHELVYEGINVDVIHADRTQQQRDNVVSSFRSGKIWVLICTALMARGIDFKGVNLVVNYDFPTSAVEYIHRIGRTGRAGHKGKAITFFTEADKPLLRSIATVIRQAGCPVPDYMIGFKKIKSKVKRQLEKKPPRRSTIRTMPRFLIKKKPGKRKRKERKVGAHLKANGGKPEESTKD